The Candidatus Izemoplasmatales bacterium genome includes the window CCCCGAGGCCGACGAGCAATAGTCCGAGAAACGTCGTCGCGGCGCCGAAGGGAAGCGCGAGGACCGCGATCCCGACGGCGACGACGACCATCCCGAGGCGGATCATGGTCTTGTCGGAGAGGCGCATCGCGACGAACCCGGCGATGATCCGGCCGACCATGATCCCGCCGTAGTAAAAGGCGATCCAGCGGGACGCAACGGCGGGATCTATCGATCGCGTCGCGACCAGGAAGCTCGCCCCCCAGGTGCCGAGGGTGTTCTCGACGGCGCAGTAAAGCGCGATCCCGACCATCGCGAGCGCGACGCCCGGGATCCTGATCGGGCGGATTCGGGCGCCGGGAACCTCGAGTTCGTGGGCGCGGGGAGGAACCTGCAGTCGCAGAGCGGCCCGTTCGGCGTGGATTCTCGCCGACTTCTTCCAAAGCGGAAGGGACAGGAAGAGGACGAGGCAGAGGACGGACTGGACGATCGCGATCGTGCGGTAGCCGCCGCGCCAGTCGCCGCCGTCGGCCAGAAAGGCCGACATCACGAGCGGACCGATCGTCACGCCGACGCCCCAGAAACTGTGCAACCAGTTC containing:
- a CDS encoding MFS transporter; this encodes GRVTAVSVGLTALGLGGISFSTSIWMTIASSIPLGIGAGAVDAGLNDYVARHYKPQYMNWLHSFWGVGVTIGPLVMSAFLADGGDWRGGYRTIAIVQSVLCLVLFLSLPLWKKSARIHAERAALRLQVPPRAHELEVPGARIRPIRIPGVALAMVGIALYCAVENTLGTWGASFLVATRSIDPAVASRWIAFYYGGIMVGRIIAGFVAMRLSDKTMIRLGMVVVAVGIAVLALPFGAATTFLGLLLVGLGAAPVFPGFIHATADRFGEKYAPDIVGFQMGAAYFGVLVIQPLAGQLFARTTFDLLPYALFLFAVLQIAATEALNRKLAR